A single genomic interval of Deinococcus ruber harbors:
- a CDS encoding cation:proton antiporter, producing MQLFETLLVLLIGATVLSAVARRLAIPYPTLLAMGGAVLAFLPGTPRLNLPPELILTLFVAPVLLDAAYDTSLRDLRANWQPVLSLVVVAVGLTTVAVAVAAHLLFPDLPWAAVIALGALLAPPDAVAALAVLQQVRPPHRIRKVLEGESLLNDASALLIYTLAVGTVASGHFSVGGALPTFALVLVGSVVVGWLLSKVSGPLIRRIQDAPTSVILQFGTTFGVWLLAEQLRLSAVITMVVFGLAAGQGPALPARLRVATFPIWEAVTFLLNVFAFTLVGLQLGPVREQLDPSQLVAAFLLLGVVIAVRLLWALLYTVSQRAKRRKAAANATPPLSAADGLVIGWSGMRGIVTLAAALALPSTFPGRDFIQLTAFVVVLGTLVLQGLTLKPLLARLRLPNDRVVEHEINVARSITLKAALKELKAEDSEAALRLQQEYREALSLARSGEDPHSTPDNSLRWRTLGASRTALADLRRQGTIGDDAYRRVEEELDWLELSARAQD from the coding sequence ATGCAACTGTTCGAGACGCTGCTGGTTCTGCTGATCGGTGCGACGGTGCTGTCAGCCGTTGCGCGTCGCCTGGCGATTCCGTACCCGACGCTGCTGGCTATGGGAGGCGCGGTACTGGCGTTCCTGCCCGGCACGCCTCGCCTGAACCTGCCGCCCGAGCTGATCCTGACACTCTTTGTCGCTCCGGTGCTGCTCGACGCCGCGTATGACACCTCGCTGCGCGACCTGCGGGCCAACTGGCAGCCGGTGCTTTCGCTGGTGGTGGTGGCAGTCGGACTGACGACGGTTGCCGTGGCGGTGGCAGCCCATCTGCTGTTTCCAGATCTGCCGTGGGCAGCAGTGATCGCGCTGGGCGCACTTCTGGCACCGCCCGACGCGGTGGCGGCCCTGGCGGTGCTTCAGCAGGTTCGGCCACCTCACCGCATCCGCAAAGTGCTGGAGGGCGAGAGCCTGCTGAACGACGCGTCGGCCCTGCTGATCTATACGCTCGCGGTGGGCACTGTGGCCAGCGGTCATTTCAGCGTGGGCGGAGCGCTGCCGACGTTTGCGCTGGTTCTGGTCGGCAGCGTGGTGGTCGGCTGGCTGCTCTCGAAGGTCAGTGGCCCGTTGATCCGCCGCATCCAGGACGCCCCCACGTCGGTGATTCTTCAATTCGGCACCACCTTCGGGGTCTGGCTGCTGGCCGAGCAGCTGCGGCTGTCTGCGGTCATCACCATGGTGGTCTTCGGTCTGGCAGCCGGTCAGGGACCTGCGCTGCCTGCCCGGCTGCGGGTGGCGACGTTTCCGATCTGGGAAGCGGTGACCTTCTTGCTGAACGTGTTCGCCTTCACGCTGGTCGGGCTGCAACTGGGACCGGTCAGGGAACAGCTCGACCCGTCACAGCTGGTGGCGGCCTTTCTGCTGCTGGGGGTCGTGATCGCGGTGCGCCTGCTCTGGGCACTGCTGTACACCGTCAGTCAGCGGGCAAAACGGCGAAAAGCGGCGGCGAACGCTACTCCGCCTCTTTCCGCCGCCGACGGCCTGGTCATCGGCTGGTCGGGCATGCGGGGCATCGTCACGTTGGCAGCGGCACTGGCCCTCCCCAGCACCTTTCCGGGCCGCGATTTCATTCAGCTGACCGCGTTCGTGGTGGTGCTGGGCACGCTGGTCTTGCAGGGCCTGACCCTCAAACCGCTGCTGGCCCGTCTGCGCCTGCCGAATGACCGCGTCGTGGAACACGAGATCAATGTCGCCAGAAGTATCACGCTGAAGGCCGCCCTGAAAGAACTCAAGGCCGAGGACTCGGAAGCCGCGCTGCGTCTCCAGCAGGAATACCGGGAAGCTCTCAGTCTGGCACGCAGCGGAGAAGACCCGCACAGCACACCGGACAATTCGCTCCGATGGCGAACCCTGGGAGCTTCGCGCACTGCCCTGGCCGACCTGCGCCGCCAGGGCACCATCGGTGACGACGCCTACCGCCGGGTCGAGGAGGAACTCGACTGGCTGGAACTGAGCGCCCGCGCACAGGATTGA